One window from the genome of Cricetulus griseus strain 17A/GY chromosome 2, alternate assembly CriGri-PICRH-1.0, whole genome shotgun sequence encodes:
- the Arsa gene encoding arylsulfatase A isoform X1 — MGALEALFLALAAGLSTATPPNILLIFADDLGYGDLGAYGHPSSSTPNLDQLANGGLRFTDFYVPVSLCTPSRAALLTGRLPVRSGMYPGVLGPSSQGGLPLEEVTLAEVLAARGYLTGMAGKWHLGVGPEGAFLPPHQGFHRFLGIPYSHDQGPCQNLTCFPPDIPCSGSCDQGYVPIPLLANLSVEAQPPWLPGLEARYVSFSRDLMADAQRQSRPFFLYYASHHTHYPQFSGESFSQQSDRGPFGDSLMELDAAIGALMTAVGDLGLLGETLVIFTADNGPELMRMSNGGCSGLLRCGKGTTFEGGVREPALAFWPGHITPGVTHELASSLDLLPTLAALTGAPLPNVTLDGVDISPLLLGTGKSPRKSVFFYPPYPDEVHGVFAVRDGKYKAHFFTQGSAHSDTTSDSACHAANPLTSHEPPLLYDLSEDPGENYNLLETMDEISPEALQALKHLRLLKAQYDATVTFSPSQIAKAEDPALQICCQPSCTPHPVCCYCPDTQATGASSRVAQEP, encoded by the exons ATGGGGGCCTTGGAGGCCCTCTTTTTGGCATTGGCTGCAGGCCTGAGCACTGCCACCCCACCTAACATTCTGCTGATCTTTGCTGATGACCTGGGCTATGGGGACCTGGGCGCCTATGGGCACCCCAGTTCCAGCACCCCCAACCTGGATCAGTTGGCTAACGGGGGACTGCGGTTCACAGATTTCtatgtgcctgtgtctctgtgcACACCATCTCG GGCTGCCCTCCTGACTGGCCGGCTCCCAGTTCGATCAGGCATGTACCCTGGAGTTCTGGGGCCCAGCTCCCAAGGGGGCCTGCCCCTGGAGGAGGTGACTCTGGCTGAGGTCCTGGCTGCTCGAGGCTATCTTACAGGGATGGCTGGCAAGTGGCATCTTGGAGTGGGGCCAGAGGGGGCCTTCCTGCCCCCGCATCAGGGCTTCCATCGATTCCTAGGCATCCCATACTCCCATGACCAG GGTCCCTGTCAGAATCTAACCTGCTTCCCACCAGACATCCCCTGCAGTGGTAGCTGTGACCAAGGCTATGTTCCCATCCCATTGCTGGCCAACCTGTCTGTGGAGGCCCAGCCCCCTTGGCTACCTGGACTAGAGGCCCGTTATGTGTCTTTCTCTCGAGACCTCATGGCTGATGCCCAGCGCCAGAGCCGACCATTCTTCCTATACTACGCTTCCCAC CACACCCACTACCCTCAGTTCAGTGGAGAAAGCTTCTCACAGCAATCAGACCGTGGACCATTTGGGGACTCCTTGATGGAGCTGGATGCAGCTATAGGGGCCTTGATGACAGCTGTGGGTGACCTAGGTCTGCTCGGAGAGACACTGGTCATCTTCACTGCAGATAATGG TCCTGAGTTGATGCGTATGTCCAATGGTGGCTGCTCTGGCCTCTTGAGATGTGGAAAAGGAACAACTTTTGAAGGTGGTGTCCGAGAACCTGCCTTGGCCTTCTGGCCAGGCCACATTACTCCTG GTGTAACCCATGAGTTGGCCAGCTCTCTGGACCTGTTGCCCACCCTGGCAGCCCTGACAGGGGCTCCACTGCCCAATGTCACTCTGGATGGTGTTGACATCAGCCCCTTGCTGCTAGGCACAGGCAAG AGCCCACGGAAGTCTGTCTTCTTCTACCCGCCCTATCCAGACGAGGTCCATGGGGTCTTTGCTGTGCGGGATGGGAAATACAAAGCTCATTTCTTTACCCAAG GCTCTGCCCACAGTGACACCACTTCAGATTCTGCCTGTCATGCTGCCAACCCTCTTACTTCTCATGAGCCCCCATTACTCTATGACTTGTCTGAGGACCCTGGTGAAAACTACAATCTTTTGGAAACTATGGATGAGATCTCCCCAGAAGCTCTACAGGCTCTGAAGCACCTTAGGCTGCTCAAGGCCCAGTATGATGCAACTGTGACCTTCAGCCCCAGCCAGATAGCCAAGGCTGAGGACCCTGCCTTGCAGATCTGCTGTCAACCAAGCTGCACGCCCCACCCAGTCTGCTGCTACTGCCCTGACACCCAGGCCACAGGGGCCTCCTCAAGGGTAGCCCAGGAACCCTAA
- the Arsa gene encoding arylsulfatase A isoform X2 has protein sequence MGALEALFLALAAGLSTATPPNILLIFADDLGYGDLGAYGHPSSSTPNLDQLANGGLRFTDFYVPVSLCTPSRAALLTGRLPVRSGMYPGVLGPSSQGGLPLEEVTLAEVLAARGYLTGMAGKWHLGVGPEGAFLPPHQGFHRFLGIPYSHDQGPCQNLTCFPPDIPCSGSCDQGYVPIPLLANLSVEAQPPWLPGLEARYVSFSRDLMADAQRQSRPFFLYYASHHTHYPQFSGESFSQQSDRGPFGDSLMELDAAIGALMTAVGDLGLLGETLVIFTADNGPELMRMSNGGCSGLLRCGKGTTFEGGVREPALAFWPGHITPGVTHELASSLDLLPTLAALTGAPLPNVTLDGVDISPLLLGTGKSPRKSVFFYPPYPDEVHGVFAVRDGKYKAHFFTQADPPPQALPTVTPLQILPVMLPTLLLLMSPHYSMTCLRTLVKTTIFWKLWMRSPQKLYRL, from the exons ATGGGGGCCTTGGAGGCCCTCTTTTTGGCATTGGCTGCAGGCCTGAGCACTGCCACCCCACCTAACATTCTGCTGATCTTTGCTGATGACCTGGGCTATGGGGACCTGGGCGCCTATGGGCACCCCAGTTCCAGCACCCCCAACCTGGATCAGTTGGCTAACGGGGGACTGCGGTTCACAGATTTCtatgtgcctgtgtctctgtgcACACCATCTCG GGCTGCCCTCCTGACTGGCCGGCTCCCAGTTCGATCAGGCATGTACCCTGGAGTTCTGGGGCCCAGCTCCCAAGGGGGCCTGCCCCTGGAGGAGGTGACTCTGGCTGAGGTCCTGGCTGCTCGAGGCTATCTTACAGGGATGGCTGGCAAGTGGCATCTTGGAGTGGGGCCAGAGGGGGCCTTCCTGCCCCCGCATCAGGGCTTCCATCGATTCCTAGGCATCCCATACTCCCATGACCAG GGTCCCTGTCAGAATCTAACCTGCTTCCCACCAGACATCCCCTGCAGTGGTAGCTGTGACCAAGGCTATGTTCCCATCCCATTGCTGGCCAACCTGTCTGTGGAGGCCCAGCCCCCTTGGCTACCTGGACTAGAGGCCCGTTATGTGTCTTTCTCTCGAGACCTCATGGCTGATGCCCAGCGCCAGAGCCGACCATTCTTCCTATACTACGCTTCCCAC CACACCCACTACCCTCAGTTCAGTGGAGAAAGCTTCTCACAGCAATCAGACCGTGGACCATTTGGGGACTCCTTGATGGAGCTGGATGCAGCTATAGGGGCCTTGATGACAGCTGTGGGTGACCTAGGTCTGCTCGGAGAGACACTGGTCATCTTCACTGCAGATAATGG TCCTGAGTTGATGCGTATGTCCAATGGTGGCTGCTCTGGCCTCTTGAGATGTGGAAAAGGAACAACTTTTGAAGGTGGTGTCCGAGAACCTGCCTTGGCCTTCTGGCCAGGCCACATTACTCCTG GTGTAACCCATGAGTTGGCCAGCTCTCTGGACCTGTTGCCCACCCTGGCAGCCCTGACAGGGGCTCCACTGCCCAATGTCACTCTGGATGGTGTTGACATCAGCCCCTTGCTGCTAGGCACAGGCAAG AGCCCACGGAAGTCTGTCTTCTTCTACCCGCCCTATCCAGACGAGGTCCATGGGGTCTTTGCTGTGCGGGATGGGAAATACAAAGCTCATTTCTTTACCCAAG CTGACCCCCCTCCCCAGGCTCTGCCCACAGTGACACCACTTCAGATTCTGCCTGTCATGCTGCCAACCCTCTTACTTCTCATGAGCCCCCATTACTCTATGACTTGTCTGAGGACCCTGGTGAAAACTACAATCTTTTGGAAACTATGGATGAGATCTCCCCAGAAGCTCTACAGGCTCTGA